A region of Clostridium acetobutylicum ATCC 824 DNA encodes the following proteins:
- a CDS encoding CBS domain-containing protein, with translation MNIAFFLTPKNEVIYEKITSTMRQALERMEYHRYTAIPILDDNGKYIGTLTEGDLLWKLKNTPEIDFQTTNKVSIKDIPRHMNNRPVHIDSDIEDLISKSVSQNFVPVVDDNNVFIGIIKRSDIMNYCYSEMFKNIKKEA, from the coding sequence ATGAATATAGCATTTTTTTTAACTCCTAAGAACGAGGTTATATATGAAAAAATAACTTCTACTATGAGACAAGCACTAGAGAGGATGGAATATCATAGATATACGGCAATTCCTATATTAGATGATAATGGGAAATATATAGGAACTTTAACAGAAGGCGATTTATTGTGGAAATTAAAAAATACTCCGGAGATTGATTTTCAAACGACAAATAAGGTTTCAATTAAGGATATACCGAGACACATGAATAATAGACCTGTGCATATAGATTCTGATATTGAGGATCTTATATCAAAATCTGTAAGTCAAAATTTTGTTCCTGTTGTTGATGATAATAATGTATTTATAGGCATAATAAAAAGAAGCGATATTATGAATTATTGCTATTCTGAGATGTTTAAAAATATAAAAAAAGAGGCATAA
- a CDS encoding ABC transporter substrate-binding protein, with the protein MGWLKKLCLFSIITCIIFSTVGCVSIKNDDYDVDFFVEKFEMLNTFQDIASDFEKETGYKVKVESPSKAATIINDRVRNDVAPDIFQVYPGQTAYNIFQREGKLRDVTSLSCVKNIDKSALDMYEVKDKLRKKHYYTLPLSFSCEALYYNETLFHKYGYDKPELYGKSQKDEDKNGQYLPRTWQDMEKLASKVNQDKKGGVNKLSLFALSGSDPYLIHGMHEALWQQVLGSTDSANRYFLNSPKGEVGKYELKISGKELSMNEANGYDSAFNKVSDILTFVADNSQSNYGTAKAADAITALVKEQGLIFPAGTFSLPLIRQAKPKDKIKTMPFPGTTDDNQAIISTADLSLSVSNHVKNMKAVEAFLNYLTSPKVFQKYYDVDGNKTSVKGVKTKGRTPELEGIEKLYTDPKHHVPWIHQYWKQGESPIQTLTINFMITKNKNDLYNSLNQYFDVEKRMADEN; encoded by the coding sequence ATGGGATGGCTCAAAAAATTATGTTTATTTTCTATTATAACTTGTATAATTTTTAGTACTGTAGGGTGCGTTTCTATAAAAAATGATGATTATGATGTTGATTTTTTTGTAGAAAAATTTGAAATGCTTAATACTTTTCAAGATATAGCTTCAGATTTTGAAAAAGAAACGGGATATAAAGTGAAGGTTGAGTCGCCATCAAAAGCTGCAACTATAATAAATGATAGGGTTAGAAATGATGTTGCACCGGATATATTTCAAGTTTATCCAGGACAAACCGCTTATAATATATTCCAAAGGGAAGGAAAACTTAGAGATGTAACAAGTCTTTCTTGTGTTAAGAATATAGACAAGAGTGCGTTAGATATGTATGAAGTAAAGGACAAACTTAGAAAAAAGCACTATTATACGCTCCCTTTAAGCTTTTCATGTGAAGCTTTGTATTATAACGAAACTTTGTTTCACAAGTATGGATACGATAAACCAGAGCTTTATGGAAAGAGCCAAAAGGATGAAGATAAAAATGGTCAATATTTGCCAAGAACCTGGCAGGACATGGAGAAGTTAGCGAGTAAGGTTAATCAGGATAAAAAAGGAGGAGTAAATAAACTTTCCTTATTTGCTTTAAGTGGGTCAGATCCATATTTAATTCATGGTATGCATGAAGCTTTGTGGCAGCAGGTGCTTGGAAGCACTGATAGCGCAAATAGGTATTTTCTAAATTCTCCTAAAGGTGAGGTTGGAAAATATGAACTTAAGATTTCAGGAAAAGAATTATCAATGAATGAAGCCAATGGCTATGATTCAGCATTTAATAAGGTATCTGATATATTAACTTTTGTTGCAGATAATTCACAAAGCAATTATGGCACAGCAAAAGCAGCAGATGCAATAACAGCATTGGTTAAAGAACAAGGACTTATCTTTCCAGCAGGAACTTTTTCACTTCCTTTAATAAGGCAGGCAAAGCCTAAAGATAAAATAAAAACTATGCCATTTCCAGGTACTACAGATGACAATCAAGCCATAATTTCTACAGCAGATTTATCATTATCGGTAAGTAATCACGTTAAAAACATGAAAGCTGTAGAAGCATTCTTGAATTATTTAACAAGCCCAAAGGTATTTCAAAAATATTATGATGTTGATGGAAATAAAACCTCTGTAAAAGGAGTAAAGACTAAAGGGAGAACACCAGAACTAGAAGGAATAGAAAAACTTTATACTGATCCAAAGCATCATGTACCATGGATACATCAGTATTGGAAGCAGGGTGAAAGTCCAATACAGACATTAACTATAAATTTCATGATAACAAAGAACAAAAATGATTTATATAACAGTTTAAATCAATATTTTGATGTTGAAAAAAGAATGGCAGATGAGAATTAA
- a CDS encoding L,D-transpeptidase family protein, whose translation MKRNFMKSIIETLSFNKRAISIIIGLCIIFTGSIFISSYHKSRNITATNLSTSKHKAQKPKPTKKENEKTEVKDTQSKTQVVAATASAQNTSKSQRLYTNKTRLIDKLPLKDSGQAIIVETPNESSTAMKLFTYEKDNSNTWRLKLTTKGVVGVKGISLNKKEGDLKTPEGIFGFLFEFGSAPNPGTKMEYKRTHPGDYWSSSRTIKEYNTWVTYKGSPETRFGHGNYQNLYTTSSYKYAAAINYNYGTNKIIGNGSAIFFHIAPRNGGGTPGCVGIPETSLVQILKWMDPSKNPKIAIGTAKYLSSL comes from the coding sequence TTGAAACGTAATTTTATGAAATCTATCATAGAAACATTATCTTTCAATAAAAGAGCCATTTCTATTATTATAGGTCTTTGCATTATATTTACAGGCTCGATTTTCATTTCATCATATCATAAATCTAGAAATATTACAGCAACTAATTTATCTACTTCTAAACATAAAGCACAAAAACCTAAACCGACAAAAAAAGAAAATGAAAAAACTGAAGTTAAAGATACTCAATCAAAAACACAAGTTGTAGCTGCTACAGCTTCTGCCCAGAATACAAGTAAATCCCAAAGATTATATACAAATAAAACAAGACTTATAGATAAACTCCCATTAAAAGATAGCGGTCAAGCTATTATCGTTGAAACCCCTAATGAATCTAGTACAGCTATGAAACTTTTCACCTATGAAAAAGATAATTCTAATACCTGGCGTTTAAAACTAACCACAAAAGGTGTTGTTGGCGTCAAAGGTATCAGTTTAAATAAAAAAGAAGGAGATCTTAAGACCCCTGAGGGAATCTTTGGCTTTCTGTTTGAATTTGGAAGTGCTCCAAATCCAGGCACTAAGATGGAATATAAAAGAACACATCCTGGTGATTATTGGTCTTCTTCACGTACTATAAAGGAATATAACACTTGGGTAACCTATAAAGGTTCTCCTGAAACCCGCTTTGGTCATGGAAACTACCAAAATCTTTATACAACTTCATCATACAAATATGCAGCAGCAATCAATTATAATTATGGAACTAATAAAATTATTGGAAATGGGTCAGCCATATTTTTTCACATAGCACCACGAAATGGAGGTGGAACTCCTGGATGTGTAGGAATTCCAGAAA
- a CDS encoding ROK family transcriptional regulator has protein sequence MFDIDQNSNKGKILNLLYRKRELTKLDISNEIGVSVPTVISNVNELIREGFVEESGVASSTGGRKPIIVSFIPNSRYAFGVDINPYMARVVLTNLDLEIKYDVEFLIEELKDIKSIMKRISLIVKEALEFTKIDEKKVLGIGFSLQGTVDEENLVLKRAINIGVKDWDFKLFENLFQFPLFIENEANAAALAELKIGIAKEERNLVYISVSSGLGTGIVIEGQLYKGKNKRAGEMGHMTLVPHGKLCRCGRKGCWEMYASQKALLDEFNELSDVKVTKLEQFFNLIMIKNKVAEKCLNNYLNNLASGIQNIVLIFDPHYIVLGGEISGYSDVYLDSLKDKIFDENEFYNRGDFKLFPSRLKRNSSILGAALLPIQKAFLIEQDVI, from the coding sequence ATGTTTGATATAGACCAGAATTCCAATAAGGGTAAAATTTTAAACTTGTTATATAGAAAAAGAGAGCTTACTAAACTTGATATATCAAATGAGATTGGTGTAAGTGTTCCAACAGTAATATCCAATGTGAATGAACTTATAAGAGAAGGCTTTGTAGAAGAATCAGGAGTAGCAAGCTCTACAGGGGGAAGGAAACCTATAATAGTGAGCTTTATTCCAAATAGTAGATATGCTTTTGGTGTAGATATAAATCCATATATGGCAAGAGTAGTTTTAACTAATCTTGACTTAGAAATTAAGTATGATGTTGAGTTTTTAATAGAAGAGCTTAAGGATATTAAATCTATAATGAAAAGGATATCGCTTATAGTTAAAGAGGCTCTGGAGTTTACAAAGATTGATGAGAAGAAGGTACTTGGAATTGGATTCTCACTTCAAGGAACAGTTGATGAGGAAAATCTAGTACTCAAAAGAGCTATCAATATAGGAGTTAAGGACTGGGATTTTAAATTGTTTGAAAACCTATTTCAATTTCCTCTATTTATTGAAAACGAAGCAAACGCTGCAGCACTTGCAGAGCTAAAAATAGGTATAGCAAAAGAGGAGAGAAATCTTGTCTATATATCAGTTTCAAGCGGATTAGGTACTGGAATAGTGATTGAGGGACAGCTTTATAAGGGAAAGAACAAGAGAGCTGGAGAAATGGGTCATATGACCTTAGTTCCTCATGGAAAACTGTGCAGATGTGGGAGAAAAGGGTGCTGGGAAATGTATGCATCTCAAAAAGCTCTTTTAGATGAATTTAATGAATTAAGTGATGTAAAGGTTACTAAGTTAGAGCAGTTTTTTAATCTAATAATGATAAAAAATAAAGTTGCAGAGAAATGTCTAAATAATTACTTAAACAATCTTGCATCAGGTATACAAAATATAGTTCTAATTTTTGACCCTCATTATATAGTTCTAGGGGGAGAAATAAGTGGATATTCTGATGTTTATTTAGATAGTCTTAAGGATAAAATTTTCGATGAAAATGAGTTTTATAATAGAGGTGATTTTAAGCTATTCCCATCTAGGCTTAAAAGGAATTCCTCAATTTTAGGAGCGGCTTTATTGCCTATACAAAAAGCATTTTTAATTGAACAAGATGTAATTTGA
- a CDS encoding MarR family winged helix-turn-helix transcriptional regulator, whose protein sequence is MEIDLNNLVRLTNSLYRCNQVFLDKRLRELELTVGTYPYLLRLSHVEGISQNDISRELSVDKAMSARSIKKLIEIGYITKVENKDDIRAYKLYLTDKGREVIPKIFKVIGELLDILLEGSSQEEIETGIKFLEKVLNNAKENRKKCCERVKKA, encoded by the coding sequence ATGGAGATAGATTTAAACAATTTAGTAAGACTAACTAATAGCTTATATAGATGTAATCAGGTTTTTCTTGATAAAAGGCTGAGAGAACTAGAACTAACAGTAGGAACATATCCCTATTTACTTAGATTAAGTCATGTTGAAGGAATAAGTCAAAATGATATAAGTAGAGAGTTAAGTGTTGATAAAGCCATGTCTGCAAGAAGTATAAAAAAGCTTATAGAAATTGGATACATAACTAAGGTAGAAAATAAAGATGATATAAGAGCATATAAGCTTTATTTGACAGACAAAGGTAGGGAAGTAATACCTAAAATTTTTAAGGTAATAGGTGAATTACTTGATATTTTGCTTGAAGGAAGTAGCCAAGAAGAAATAGAGACGGGAATAAAGTTTTTAGAAAAAGTTTTAAATAATGCAAAAGAAAACAGAAAGAAATGTTGTGAAAGGGTGAAAAAAGCGTGA
- a CDS encoding carbohydrate ABC transporter permease, producing the protein MNSSVQESGISRFVNRYWRLLFVLPMAILYLIFFMYPLIQGIFISFTNWDGLSKVKRFIGLKNYIGLFNDNDFSKSISFTVELTIVLIVFEIIIGLGIAILLERKIKFNSFFRTAYFFPAVLSGMTVSLIFSQIFQYGIPEVGNAFNINPFKLNPLSNHTGAFIAIAFVMLWQGVALPILLFLAGLMSVPRDIIEAASVDGATPMQVFFKIKLPFLLPTLSIVFILALKSGLLAFDQIVALTYGSVDTQSIGLLLYNDAVSSFRFGYANSMGTLLFIIIIILSLVQIKVSSRYEVEQ; encoded by the coding sequence ATGAATTCTTCTGTTCAAGAAAGTGGAATTTCTAGGTTTGTAAATAGGTACTGGAGGTTATTATTTGTATTGCCAATGGCTATATTGTATTTAATATTCTTTATGTATCCACTAATTCAAGGGATATTTATTAGTTTTACAAATTGGGATGGGTTATCTAAGGTTAAGCGTTTTATAGGGTTAAAGAACTATATAGGGCTATTTAATGATAACGATTTCTCAAAGAGTATATCTTTTACTGTAGAGCTCACAATTGTGTTGATAGTATTTGAAATTATAATAGGTCTTGGCATTGCGATTCTCCTAGAAAGAAAAATAAAATTTAATAGCTTTTTCAGAACAGCATATTTCTTTCCAGCAGTACTTAGTGGAATGACTGTAAGCTTAATATTTAGTCAAATATTTCAATACGGCATTCCTGAAGTTGGGAATGCATTCAATATAAATCCTTTTAAGCTAAATCCATTATCTAATCACACAGGAGCATTTATTGCAATAGCATTTGTAATGCTTTGGCAGGGAGTAGCGCTTCCAATACTGTTATTCTTAGCAGGTCTTATGAGCGTACCTAGAGATATAATTGAAGCAGCCTCTGTTGATGGTGCGACACCTATGCAGGTATTTTTCAAAATAAAGCTTCCATTTTTACTTCCTACGCTCAGTATAGTATTCATTCTAGCTTTAAAATCTGGGCTTTTAGCATTTGATCAAATTGTTGCTTTAACTTACGGAAGCGTTGATACGCAGTCTATAGGGCTGCTTTTATATAATGATGCAGTAAGCAGCTTCAGGTTTGGATATGCAAATTCAATGGGAACACTACTATTTATTATTATAATAATTCTTTCATTGGTTCAAATAAAAGTTTCAAGTAGATATGAGGTGGAACAGTGA
- a CDS encoding carbohydrate ABC transporter permease: MKSIVENNKSKANILTYIVLALGAVFFIFLPIYLTLIGSFKTGADTIADFFSFPRSFFSENYITVFNSGFFGYFLNTIEITVFSVILILLIVPLGSYAIVRSKNSKLFKTIYMFCLLGLFVPFQVFMLPLTTVAAHLHAMNKIGLMFIYASLSIPQTMFLYIGYMKANLPLELEEAASIDGCGRLKTYLKIVFPLLKPINATIIILNALWIWNDFLLPFLILGGDNGNWTLTLFQYNYVAANQMNYGPMFALYISSIVPIIIVYIIFQRRIIGGMVEGSIK; encoded by the coding sequence ATGAAAAGTATTGTGGAAAATAATAAATCAAAAGCAAATATATTAACTTATATTGTATTGGCACTAGGAGCGGTTTTCTTTATATTTTTGCCTATCTATTTAACTCTAATAGGTTCTTTTAAAACAGGAGCAGATACTATCGCAGATTTTTTTAGTTTTCCAAGATCTTTTTTTAGTGAAAATTATATAACAGTTTTTAATTCTGGATTCTTTGGATATTTTTTAAATACCATTGAGATAACAGTGTTCTCAGTTATCTTAATTTTATTAATTGTTCCTTTAGGCTCCTATGCGATAGTTAGAAGTAAAAATAGTAAACTTTTTAAGACTATATATATGTTCTGCTTACTTGGATTGTTTGTGCCTTTCCAAGTGTTTATGCTTCCGCTAACAACAGTTGCAGCCCATTTACATGCTATGAATAAAATAGGACTGATGTTTATATATGCTTCTTTGTCTATTCCTCAAACTATGTTTTTGTATATAGGATATATGAAGGCAAATCTTCCACTAGAGCTTGAGGAGGCAGCATCAATAGATGGATGTGGAAGATTAAAGACCTATTTAAAAATAGTGTTTCCACTTTTAAAACCTATAAATGCCACAATAATAATTTTGAATGCACTTTGGATATGGAATGACTTTCTACTGCCATTTTTGATACTTGGAGGAGATAATGGAAATTGGACACTTACTCTTTTTCAATACAATTACGTGGCAGCAAATCAAATGAATTATGGTCCAATGTTTGCACTGTATATATCATCAATAGTTCCAATAATAATTGTATATATAATATTTCAACGTAGAATTATTGGTGGAATGGTGGAAGGTTCAATAAAGTAA
- a CDS encoding MFS transporter yields the protein MNTAQNELYKKRWIILITVLSATLMATLDGSIVNVALPNMTLKLHVSGASIQWVVTSFLITVAATILIFGRLGDIIGKTKVFKFGVILFTLGSLLCGFTSSLVVLVVARVIQAIGAAATMATNQGIITQTFPPNERGRALGLLGTFVALGAMIGPPLGGLIISLASWEYIFLINIPIGIVVFILCIKVFPKTNDKLDEKLDTTGAVLFTVFTVLLFGALVQGETVGYSNIYIILAFIVSFLALAAFLIIEIKKKQPLLDLSIFSNSLFSVSVICAFTSFTAISASNIILPFYFQDTLKFSAAMTGIFMVVSPVVLSIVAPFSGYLSDKIGSEILTLIGLFLTSVGLFLISTLTAASPVALLMTYIVIMTIGNGMFQAPNNSLVMSTVPRNKLGIAGSVNALIRNLGFVVGTSFATLLLYNRMSSKMGHRVVDYIKGRDDVFMYGMKWVYIAAGVFCLMGVIITAFRFYNSKKKSKSDLDKLKDKAV from the coding sequence GTGAATACAGCGCAAAATGAATTATATAAAAAAAGATGGATAATTTTAATCACAGTACTATCTGCAACACTTATGGCAACACTCGATGGAAGCATTGTAAATGTAGCACTTCCTAATATGACTTTGAAGCTTCATGTTAGTGGAGCATCAATTCAGTGGGTTGTTACAAGCTTTCTTATAACAGTAGCAGCAACGATTTTAATATTTGGAAGACTTGGGGATATAATAGGTAAAACGAAGGTATTTAAGTTTGGAGTAATTCTTTTTACTTTGGGATCTCTTTTATGCGGTTTTACAAGTTCTCTTGTAGTACTTGTAGTAGCTAGAGTAATACAGGCAATAGGAGCAGCAGCAACTATGGCAACTAACCAAGGAATTATAACTCAAACCTTTCCACCAAATGAAAGAGGAAGAGCCCTAGGCTTACTTGGAACTTTTGTAGCATTAGGAGCAATGATAGGACCGCCACTTGGAGGACTTATAATATCTCTCGCAAGTTGGGAGTATATATTCTTAATAAATATACCAATAGGAATAGTAGTTTTTATATTATGTATTAAAGTTTTTCCTAAAACAAATGATAAGTTAGATGAAAAATTAGATACTACTGGAGCGGTTTTATTTACAGTATTTACAGTATTATTATTTGGAGCTTTAGTTCAAGGTGAAACAGTAGGATACAGCAATATATATATTATTTTAGCATTTATAGTTTCTTTCTTAGCTCTTGCAGCATTTTTGATTATAGAAATAAAAAAGAAGCAACCTTTATTGGATTTAAGTATATTTTCAAACAGTTTATTCTCAGTTAGTGTTATATGTGCGTTTACATCATTTACAGCTATTAGTGCTTCAAATATAATACTTCCATTTTATTTTCAAGATACGTTAAAATTTTCTGCTGCTATGACTGGAATTTTTATGGTGGTTTCTCCTGTAGTGTTATCTATAGTGGCACCTTTTAGCGGATATCTTTCAGATAAAATAGGTTCTGAAATTTTAACACTAATAGGATTATTTTTAACAAGTGTTGGATTATTTCTTATAAGTACTTTGACAGCAGCATCACCAGTAGCACTTTTAATGACATATATAGTAATAATGACAATAGGAAATGGAATGTTTCAAGCGCCTAACAATAGTTTAGTTATGTCTACGGTACCTCGTAACAAACTTGGAATTGCAGGAAGCGTTAATGCTCTAATAAGAAATTTAGGCTTTGTTGTTGGTACATCTTTTGCAACACTTCTTCTATATAATAGAATGAGCAGTAAAATGGGTCACAGAGTAGTTGATTATATAAAAGGTAGAGACGATGTGTTTATGTATGGAATGAAATGGGTGTACATCGCTGCAGGTGTGTTCTGTTTAATGGGAGTTATAATAACAGCTTTTAGATTTTATAATAGTAAAAAAAAATCAAAAAGTGATTTAGACAAGTTAAAAGATAAGGCAGTATAA
- a CDS encoding MarR family winged helix-turn-helix transcriptional regulator: MLEEKIAVIANYMWEKSIKNIKNALSEAEISNFNMNDYYYLTMIHELKNPKMSEAADKLKLTKPAISALVKRLSRSELITKVQSKEDKRIYYLKLTDKALQIIEGDNRIYERIADTITKKLDSKQITELDSLLENVIENMGDEL; this comes from the coding sequence ATGCTTGAAGAAAAAATTGCGGTTATCGCTAATTATATGTGGGAAAAGTCTATTAAAAATATAAAAAATGCTTTGTCAGAAGCAGAAATCAGTAATTTTAATATGAATGACTACTATTACTTAACTATGATTCACGAGCTTAAAAATCCTAAAATGAGTGAGGCCGCAGATAAACTTAAACTAACAAAACCTGCAATATCAGCTCTAGTTAAAAGGCTTTCAAGAAGCGAGCTTATTACAAAGGTGCAATCCAAGGAAGATAAAAGGATTTACTATTTAAAGCTTACAGATAAAGCTTTGCAAATAATTGAGGGAGATAATAGGATTTATGAAAGAATAGCAGATACCATAACTAAAAAACTAGACAGTAAGCAAATTACTGAACTGGATAGTTTACTTGAAAATGTAATTGAAAATATGGGAGATGAACTTTAA